A single window of Solanum dulcamara chromosome 5, daSolDulc1.2, whole genome shotgun sequence DNA harbors:
- the LOC129888350 gene encoding lachrymatory-factor synthase — MEQKNSHPKWEAKVSTRLQKASANQIFSLFKDFFGLNKWFPSLSTCYGIHGENGKVGCIRYCTGFSLPPESGGVATGEAPVSGWSKERLVAIDPIERILSYEMVDCNIGFKSYFSTVRIVPNEVDGQDGCVIEWFITVDPVKGVRLEDLVNKYDVGLQRMAKNMENALTSS, encoded by the coding sequence ATGGAGCAAAAGAATTCACACCCAAAGTGGGAAGCTAAAGTGTCAACAAGGTTACAAAAGGCAAGCGcaaatcaaatattttctcttttcaaagatttttttgGCCTAAACAAATGGTTTCCTAGCTTGTCAACATGTTATGGCATCCATGGTGAAAATGGCAAGGTCGGTTGCATACGATACTGTACCGGATTCTCCCTCCCTCCGGAGAGTGGTGGTGTCGCCACCGGAGAAGCCCCAGTGAGCGGTTGGTCCAAGGAGAGGCTGGTGGCTATTGATCCAATTGAGAGGATATTAAGTTATGAGATGGTGGATTGTAACATTGGGTTCAAGTCATACTTTTCGACGGTCAGGATTGTCCCAAATGAAGTTGATGGTCAAGATGGATGTGTGATCGAGTGGTTTATCACTGTTGATCCAGTTAAAGGGGTGAGATTGGAGGATTTGGTCAATAAGTATGATGTTGGCCTGCAGAGAATGGCTAAGAACATGGAAAATGCCCTAACAAGTTCATAA